A window of the Thunnus albacares chromosome 15, fThuAlb1.1, whole genome shotgun sequence genome harbors these coding sequences:
- the ttc8 gene encoding tetratricopeptide repeat protein 8 → MEVTMDPLFLAWSYFRRRKLQQCSDICTKILQDNPYDQAAWSLKTRALTEMVYIDEVEVDQEGIAEMMLDESSIAQVARPGTSLRLPGTSQGGGPTPAVRPMTQSGRPITGFVRPSTQSGRPGTMEQAIKTPRTASTARPVTSASGRFIRLGTASMLTNPDGPFINLSRLNLAKYSQKPNLSRTLFEFIFHHENDVKNALDLAAQATEHAQFKDWWWKVQLGKCYYRLGLYREAEKQFRSALNHQAVVDTYLYLAKVYQRLDQPITALSLFKQGLDQFPGEVTLLTGIARIHEEMNNIASATEYYKDVLKQDNTHVEAIACIGSNHFYTDQPEIALRFYRRLLQMGVYNCQLYNNLGLCCFYAQQYDMTLSSFERALALVASDEEQADVWYNIGHVAVGIGDLILAYQCFKLALAFNNDHAEAYNNLAVLELRKGRIEQSKAFLQTAASLAPHMYEPQFNLSILHEKIGDLQSSYTAAQKSEDAFPEHVDTQQLLKQLRQHFAML, encoded by the exons ATGGAGGTGACGATGGACCCTTTGTTTCTGGCATGGAGCTATTTCAGGAGGCGAAAGCTCCAACAGTGTTCAGATATTTGTACAAAGATATTACAAGACAACCCATACGACCAG gCTGCCTGGAGCTTGAAAACCCGTGCTCTGACAGAGATGGTATACATAGATGAAGTTGAGGTCGACCAAGAGGGGATTGCTGAGATGATGCTGGATGAGAGCTCTATTGCTCAGGTTGCAC GTCCTGGAACATCATTGAGACTACCTGGAACAAGTCAAGGTGGAGGTCCCACCCCTGCTGTCAG GCCTATGACACAGTCAGGGCGTCCTATCACAGGATTTGTGAGACCCAGCACACAGTCAGGGCGTCCTGGGACAATGGAACAGGCCATCAAGACCCCACGCACTGCAAGCACTGCTCGACCTGTCACTAGTGCTTCTGGTAGATTCATCCGTCTGGGAACA GCTTCAATGTTAACCAATCCAGATGGACCATTTATAAACTTGTCAAGGCTAAATCTGGCCAAGTATTCCCAAAAGCCCAATTTGTCCAGG ACACTGTTCGAGTTCATCTTCCatcatgaaaatgatgtgaaaaat gcATTGGATTTGGCTGCTCAAGCTACTGAGCATGCCCAGTTCAAAGACTGGTGGTGGAAAGTTCAGCTTGGGAAATGCTACTACAG GCTTGGTTTATATCGAGAAGCAGAAAAACAGTTTAGATCAGCTCTCAACCACCAAGCGGTGGTGGATACATACCTCTATCTTGCAAAG GTTTATCAGCGCCTGGATCAACCAATAACAGCGCTCAGCCTCTTCAAGCAAGGCCTGGACCAATTTCCTGGTGAGGTCACCCTTCTAACAGGAATCGCTCGCATACATGAG GAGATGAACAACATTGCGTCAGCCACAGAGTACTACAAAGATGTCCTGAAGCAGGATAACACACACGTGGAGGCGATCGCCTGTATAGGCAGCAATCACTTCTACACTGATCAACCTGAGATCGCCCTGCGGTTCTACAG ACGGCTGCTTCAGATGGGGGTGTACAACTGCCAGCTGTACAACAACCTGGGCCTGTGCTGCTTCTACGCGCAGCAGTATGACATGACTCTGTCCTCATTTGAGAGGGCTTTGGCCCTGGTGGCCAGTGATGAAGAGCAGGCTGATGTCTGGTACAACATAGGACACGTAGCTGTG GGCATAGGGGACTTGATATTGGCCTACCAGTGTTTTAAACTGGCTTTGGCTTTTAATAATGACCACGCTGAAGCCTACAACAATCTCGCTGTGCTGGAGCTGCGCAAAGGTCGTATCGAACAG TCGAAAGCCTTCCTGCAGACTGCTGCATCACTGGCTCCTCACATGTATGAGCCACAGTTCAATCTGTCCATTCTCCATGAAAAG attGGAGATCTTCAGAGCAGCTACACTGCAGCCCAAAAGTCTGAGGACGCTTTTCCCGAACATGTCGACACTCAGCAGCTTCTCAAGCAACTTCGGCAGCATTTTGCGATGCTTTAA
- the LOC122998917 gene encoding CD209 antigen-like — protein sequence MEDGENSGSAHDGTYKKLICQEDFSADEHPLYSNQEKQQVSMSMVRPESSLNHYRLLVSSLVVLAVLLLAVDIGLGVYYSKLANGQHALTDISSEVAKLQDAYNSAIQRRDEAKKQLAIELDQQQLTKWELEHQSRRTRDYEKQKDKIQTEIAVLKSHIPMIKEGCRHCLPGWTFMNSLCYYFAFSDAISRRGWDAARQFCLKHGADLVVIDTTEKQLAITALITNYQDSSRTMSQSGFWIGLRDVADEGIWRWLDGTRLYEGFWNDGEPNNQGNEDCAAVYPRGNPFKGWNDAPCNHALKWICQMTPTPAS from the exons ATGGAGGACGGAGAAAATTCAGGTAGCGCTCATGACGGTACGTACAAGAAACTGATTTGTCAAGAGGACTTCAGTGCAGATGAGCACCCTCTCTACTCAAACCAAGAGAAACAGCAAG TGTCCATGTCAATGGTGAGACCTGAATCCAGTTtgaatcattacagactgcttgTAAGCAGTCTGGTAGTGCTTGCTGTCCTTCTGCTAGCAGTTGATATTGGCCTGGGAGTTTACT ATAGCAAACTTGCAAACGGGCAGCATGCATTGACAGACATCAGCAGTGAGGTGGCCAAACTGCAGGATGCTTACAACTCTGCAATCCAAAGAAGAGATGAAGCCAAGAAACAGCTGGCGATAGAGCTCGATCAGCAGCAACTTACCAAATGGGAGCTTGAACACCAGAGTAGAAGAACCCGAGACTATGAAAAGCAGAAGGACAAAATTCAAACGGAAATTGCAGTGTTGAAATCGCACATACCAATGATTa AGGAGGGCTGCAGACACTGTCTACCAGGATGGACTTTCATGAACTCGTTGTGTTACTATTTCGCGTTCTCTGATGCTATTTCACGCAGAGGGTGGGACGCAGCCAGACAGTTCTGCCTGAAGCACGGTGCTGACTTGGTGGTAATAGACACCACAGAGAAACAG CTGGCAATAACTGCCCTGATAACAAACTATCAAGACTCCTCAAGAACAATGTCCCAGAGCGGCTTCTGGATCGGATTGAGAGATGTGGCGGATGAAGGAATTTGGAGATGGCTGGATGGAACAAGACTGTATGAAGG GTTTTGGAATGATGGAGAGCCCAACAATCAGGGTAATGAGGACTGTGCAGCTGTGTATCCCAGAGGAAACCCCTTTAAGGGCTGGAATGATGCTCCGTGCAATCATGCACTGAAATGGATTTGCCAAATGACACCAACGCCTGCGAGTTAA
- the LOC122998957 gene encoding C-type lectin domain family 4 member E-like isoform X2 gives MAGQTVPAIPLQQISPTIFLIQNCAPMLENSSYCAKVNNLQIPHSAATPLMIELNLLRNSSEIIKAKLEAEAALARERASQGQLKLQVRQQKTNSDILQSHIETLLTEKTKLMANKTALEGSCGRCLPRWTLLKSSCYYFSNPVSDSKKNWPDSRADCISRGGDLLVINNLLEQQLMSDNFPKVNADGLWWQNGFWIGLTDVVTEGIWVWINNVTELETMYWKLGQPRRSGVQTGNCAAHYYYDDTRRTWYNGDCQNHLFNWICEMDPS, from the exons ATGGCTGGTCAGACTGTTCCAGCAATCCCACTTCAACAAATTTCACCAACAATTTTTTTGATACAAAACTGTGCACCTATGCTGGAAAATAGCTCTTATT gtGCCAAAGTCAACAACCTTCAGATTCCTCATTCAGCTGCTACACCCCTCATGATTGAGCTAAACCTTCTCCGCAACAGCAGTGAAATCATCAAAGCTAAATTGGAGGCCGAGGCAGCATTAGCAAGAGAGCGGGCAAGTCAAGGGCAACTAAAGCTGCAAGTGAGGCAGCAGAAAACCAATAGTGACATCCTTCAGAGCCACATTGAGACACTACTAACAGAGAAGACAAAACTGATGGCTAATAAAACTGCCTTAG AGGGAAGCTGTGGCAGATGCCTACCGAGATGGACTCTACTCAAGTCATCCTGCTATTATTTTTCTAACCCTGTGTCCGACTCAAAAAAGAACTGGCCAGACAGCAGAGCGGACTGTATTAGTCGAGGGGGAGACCTGCTTGTGATCAATAACTTGTTGGAGCAG CAACTCATGAGTGACAACTTTCCAAAGGTGAATGCTGACGGTTTGTGGTGGCAGAATGGATTCTGGATCGGCCTCACTGATGTAGTCACAGAGGGAATCTGGGTCTGGATTAACAATGTGACTGAGCTGGAAACAAT GTACTGGAAACTTGGCCAGCCTAGGAGGAGTGGAGTTCAGACTGGGAACTGTGCTGCTCATTATTACTATGATGATACCAGGAGAACATGGTATAATGGAGACTGCCAAAACCATCTATTTAACTGGATATGTGAGATGGATCCAAGCTAG